One genomic segment of Salminus brasiliensis chromosome 6, fSalBra1.hap2, whole genome shotgun sequence includes these proteins:
- the prnpa gene encoding prion protein a (Kanno blood group): protein MVSQRGVVSSLACLLLLTTLFPDVQSRRGGGFGRIGGGMGRGGGGWGGGGGANRGGWGGGGHANTHRAPHVHAGGHVHSGGHASSGPSAGKMAGAAAAGALGGMVLGHGLSSMARPGYGHGYGYGGYGHGYGHGYGHGHGGHGYPRHDGHGHGHADLNETDTEYYYGAASRGPTYGSVLLFGAAMSFAFGHWLS from the coding sequence ATGGTCTCCCAGCGTGGGGTCGTCTCATCCCTGGCCTGCCTGCTGCTCCTGACAACGCTGTTCCCTGATGTCCAGTCCCGACGTGGTGGTGGTTTTGGACGCATCGGTGGTGGAATGGGTAGAGGCGGAGGAGgctggggaggaggaggaggagctaaccGGGGAGGCTGGGGAGGAGGAGGCCACGCCAACACCCACAGAGCCCCACACGTTCACGCCGGAGGCCACGTCCACTCTGGGGGCCACGCCTCCTCCGGCCCCAGCGCTGGGAAGATGGCAGGGGCGGCTGCGGCCGGAGCTTTGGGCGGCATGGTGCTGGGGCACGGCCTGAGCTCCATGGCCCGACCTGGGTACGGGCATGGCTACGGTTATGGGGGCTACGGCCACGGCTACGGCCATGGATACGGCCACGGGCACGGGGGACATGGCTACCCCAGACATGACGGACATGGGCACGGACACGCCGATCTAAACGAGACGGACACAGAGTACTACTACGGTgcagccagcagggggcccaCGTACGGCAGCGTTTTGCTGTTTGGGGCAGCCATGTCCTTCGCATTCGGACACTGGCTCTCATAG